In the Deinococcus ficus genome, one interval contains:
- a CDS encoding alpha/beta fold hydrolase — MRRAPRPPAEWFQAEPGGPRLSVQRTGSGGPPVVLLHGLSGSAHWWRDNVPALAEGHDVYLLELAGFGRAWRDRALSVTDAAHLIGAWLAARDLHDVTLIGHSMGGQISALVAAQHPERVRNLVLACASGLLESSVQRAALNLPRALATGRKSFVPRILADGLRAGPRNLWLSSSSLLTGGLQDVLPTLKARTLVVWGGRDALVPVQLGRRMSAAIPGATHVEFDRAGHVVMVDAAEDFNRAVLDFLRDDHQKDRGNAGDASS, encoded by the coding sequence GTGCGACGCGCCCCCCGCCCCCCCGCAGAGTGGTTCCAGGCGGAACCCGGCGGCCCCCGCCTGTCCGTGCAGCGCACTGGCAGCGGCGGGCCGCCCGTCGTGCTGCTGCACGGCCTGAGCGGCTCGGCGCACTGGTGGAGGGACAACGTGCCCGCGCTGGCCGAGGGCCACGACGTGTACCTGCTGGAACTCGCGGGGTTCGGCCGCGCGTGGCGGGACCGCGCCCTGAGCGTCACCGACGCCGCCCACCTGATCGGCGCGTGGCTGGCCGCGCGCGACCTGCACGACGTGACCCTGATCGGCCACTCCATGGGCGGACAGATCAGCGCCCTAGTCGCCGCGCAGCACCCGGAGCGCGTGCGGAACCTCGTGCTCGCCTGCGCCAGCGGCCTGCTGGAGTCCAGCGTGCAGCGCGCCGCCCTGAACCTCCCCCGCGCCCTGGCGACTGGACGGAAATCCTTCGTGCCCCGCATCCTGGCCGACGGGCTGCGCGCCGGGCCCCGGAACCTGTGGCTCAGCTCCAGCAGCCTGCTCACCGGCGGCCTTCAGGACGTGCTCCCGACCCTCAAAGCCCGCACGCTGGTCGTGTGGGGCGGCCGGGACGCCCTGGTGCCCGTGCAACTCGGCCGCCGCATGAGCGCCGCCATCCCCGGCGCCACCCACGTGGAATTCGACCGGGCCGGGCACGTAGTCATGGTGGATGCCGCCGAAGACTTCAACCGCGCCGTGCTCGACTTCCTCCGGGACGACCACCAGAAGGACCGCGGTAACGCGGGGGACGCCAGCTCTTGA
- the pdxT gene encoding pyridoxal 5'-phosphate synthase glutaminase subunit PdxT, which yields MGVLALQGAFREHRSLLEGLGAQVTEVRLPHHLSGLNGLVLPGGESTTMANLLSAYGLWDPIRAFHAAGNAMWGTCAGAILLAREVEGAPPQFGGRQDSLGLLDVTVQRNAFGRQVDSFSAPLSVQGLSTPFPGVFIRAPLFRRTGQDVQVLARHGEDAVMVRQGRALGTVFHPELTRDARVHELFLNLCPHPLPA from the coding sequence GTGGGTGTCCTGGCCCTCCAGGGCGCCTTCCGCGAACACCGCAGCCTGCTTGAAGGACTGGGCGCGCAGGTCACCGAGGTCCGCCTGCCACACCACCTCAGCGGCCTGAACGGCCTGGTGCTGCCCGGCGGAGAGAGTACCACCATGGCGAACCTGCTCAGCGCCTATGGACTGTGGGACCCCATCCGTGCCTTCCACGCGGCCGGGAACGCCATGTGGGGCACCTGTGCCGGCGCGATCCTGCTCGCCCGAGAGGTCGAGGGTGCCCCCCCGCAGTTCGGCGGCCGGCAGGACAGCCTGGGCCTGCTGGACGTGACCGTGCAGCGCAACGCCTTCGGCCGGCAGGTGGACTCCTTCAGCGCGCCGCTCTCCGTGCAGGGCCTGTCCACGCCGTTCCCGGGCGTATTCATCCGCGCGCCCCTGTTCCGCCGCACCGGCCAGGACGTGCAGGTTCTCGCCCGCCACGGGGAGGACGCCGTGATGGTCCGGCAGGGGAGGGCGCTGGGCACGGTGTTCCACCCGGAACTCACCCGGGACGCCCGCGTTCACGAACTCTTTCTGAACCTCTGCCCGCACCCCCTCCCGGCCTGA
- the fsa gene encoding fructose-6-phosphate aldolase, translated as MEFFIDTAIVDEIREIGEWGVLAGVTTNPSLIVASGRDFREVVLEIAGMVGGAISAEVTALDAEGMIKEGREVAAWNEHVVVKLPLTPAGLQACKALTADGIRTNVTLCFSVPQALLAARAGATYISPFAGRVDDIGWDGIQLIREIKEAYVLGGIETKVLAASIRHPMHVQQAALAGADVATIPYKVFKQMVSHPLTDKGLDGFMKDWAKRGEAKQ; from the coding sequence ATGGAATTCTTCATCGATACCGCCATCGTCGACGAGATCAGGGAAATTGGCGAGTGGGGCGTCCTGGCGGGCGTCACCACCAACCCCAGCCTGATCGTCGCTTCGGGACGGGATTTCCGGGAAGTCGTGCTGGAGATCGCCGGAATGGTCGGCGGCGCCATCAGCGCCGAGGTCACCGCGCTGGACGCCGAAGGCATGATCAAGGAAGGCCGCGAGGTCGCCGCCTGGAACGAGCACGTCGTCGTGAAACTGCCCCTGACGCCCGCCGGGCTGCAGGCCTGCAAGGCCCTGACCGCCGACGGCATCAGGACCAACGTCACCCTGTGCTTCAGCGTGCCGCAGGCCCTGCTGGCCGCCCGCGCCGGCGCCACGTACATCAGCCCCTTCGCGGGCCGCGTGGACGACATCGGCTGGGACGGCATTCAGCTGATCCGCGAGATCAAGGAAGCGTACGTGCTGGGCGGCATCGAGACGAAGGTGCTGGCCGCCAGCATCCGCCACCCCATGCACGTGCAGCAGGCCGCGCTGGCCGGCGCGGACGTCGCCACCATTCCCTACAAGGTGTTCAAGCAGATGGTCAGTCACCCCCTCACGGACAAGGGCCTGGACGGGTTCATGAAGGACTGGGCCAAGCGGGGTGAGGCGAAACAGTGA
- the ileS gene encoding isoleucine--tRNA ligase: MTTRPPFRPVQQNPSFPEMEQATLKWWDEQKIFERSLEQTAGGPLYTFYEGPPTANGVPGIHHVESRSLKDLFPRFKTMQGYHVPRKAGWDTHGLPVELQVEKKLGLGSKREVEAYGIEKFNAQCRESVFEYEQEWRRFTERMAFWVNLDEPYMTLHRNYIESVWWSVKQLDEKGLLYKGFRVAPYCPKDGTTLSNAEVSDGYKDIQDPSIYVTFDLKDPAALGLPDGAAFLVWTTTPWTLPYNVGVAVHPDFEYVAALDKDGKALILARSLLSEVLGENAEVLKAFKGTDLDRVAYEPPFTEAWTAEGEGRACWTAGLDTYVSDSDGTGIVHTAPSFGEDDMRLARNYGWPVLVGVDSEGKHRFGPWKGAFFRDANTDIIRDLRARGVMWREKNFVHSYPHCWRCGTPLMYYATESWYLNNTRLKDRLIELNQTIDWHPAHIRNGRYGGWLENLIDWNISRNRYWGTPLPVWEAEDGEYRVIGSYEELADLSGRADVRTDAFDPHRPYVDDVTFEVNDKTFRRVPYVMDVWYDSGSMPFAQHHYPFENREVFEQGGFPADYISEAIDQTRGWFNSLHQIGTMVFDSVAYKSVICAGHFLDEKGLKMSKSKGNILNPWEVFDAYGADAARWYTYVSAPPELSRRVGMNVIGEAFRSYFLTLWNTYSFFVLYANLDRPDLSAAPPVAERPEVDRWLVAKVQALIQTVTDSLNSYDPTGSSRALQDFVVEDLSNWYVRRNRRRFWTGDGRVDLAAYATLHHALVTVTQLTAPFTPFLAEELYRNLVLSVQPDAPESVHLSTWPAVDESLAAPALVGEMDAVLRVVSLGRAVRGQTGLRQRQPLPRVMLRARTTEQTAALGRFAEQIKEELNVKEVELLDQYAELVSYQLRPNLPVLGKKFGKAVPQVRAALQAADAAEVARFVRDGKFFEVVSPDGERYELGPDEVLVDAKSPDGYAAMEEAGYLVAFDTTLSRELELEGLARDLVRGIQDGRKKAGFEVSDRITLHLDLTGDAREAAEAWQEYLMSETLAETLTFGASDAFSVDVEGGKAYLERLERDGSTAGT; encoded by the coding sequence ATGACCACCCGCCCCCCGTTCAGACCCGTGCAGCAGAACCCCAGTTTCCCCGAGATGGAACAGGCCACCCTGAAGTGGTGGGACGAGCAGAAGATCTTCGAGCGCAGCCTGGAACAGACCGCCGGCGGGCCGCTCTACACCTTCTACGAGGGCCCGCCCACCGCGAACGGCGTGCCCGGCATCCACCACGTGGAATCCCGCAGCCTCAAGGACCTCTTCCCGCGCTTCAAGACCATGCAGGGCTACCATGTGCCCCGCAAAGCCGGCTGGGACACGCACGGCCTGCCGGTGGAACTGCAGGTGGAGAAGAAGCTCGGCCTGGGCAGCAAGCGCGAGGTGGAGGCGTACGGCATCGAGAAGTTCAACGCGCAGTGCCGCGAGAGCGTCTTCGAGTACGAGCAGGAGTGGCGGCGCTTCACTGAGCGCATGGCGTTCTGGGTGAACCTCGACGAGCCCTACATGACCCTGCACCGCAACTACATCGAGTCGGTGTGGTGGAGCGTCAAGCAGCTGGACGAGAAAGGCCTGCTGTACAAGGGCTTCCGCGTGGCGCCCTACTGCCCGAAGGACGGCACCACGCTCTCCAACGCCGAGGTCAGCGACGGGTACAAGGACATCCAGGACCCCAGCATCTACGTGACCTTCGACCTGAAAGACCCGGCCGCGCTGGGCCTGCCGGACGGCGCGGCGTTCCTGGTGTGGACGACGACCCCGTGGACCCTGCCGTACAACGTGGGTGTGGCCGTGCACCCGGACTTCGAGTACGTGGCCGCACTCGACAAGGACGGCAAGGCGCTGATCCTGGCCCGCAGCCTGCTCTCGGAGGTGCTCGGCGAGAACGCCGAGGTGCTTAAGGCCTTCAAGGGCACCGACCTGGACCGCGTGGCGTACGAGCCGCCCTTCACCGAGGCCTGGACGGCCGAGGGCGAGGGCAGGGCCTGCTGGACGGCCGGCCTGGACACGTACGTGAGTGACAGTGACGGCACCGGCATCGTGCACACCGCGCCCAGCTTCGGCGAGGACGACATGCGTCTCGCCCGGAACTACGGCTGGCCGGTGCTGGTCGGCGTGGACAGCGAGGGCAAGCACCGCTTCGGACCGTGGAAGGGCGCGTTCTTCCGGGACGCGAACACCGACATCATCCGCGACCTGCGCGCCCGGGGCGTGATGTGGCGCGAGAAGAACTTCGTGCACAGCTACCCGCACTGCTGGCGCTGCGGCACGCCGCTGATGTACTACGCCACCGAGAGCTGGTACCTGAACAACACCCGCCTGAAAGACCGCCTGATCGAGCTGAACCAGACCATCGACTGGCACCCCGCGCACATCCGCAACGGCCGCTACGGCGGGTGGCTGGAGAACCTGATCGACTGGAACATCAGCCGCAACCGCTACTGGGGCACGCCGCTGCCCGTGTGGGAAGCCGAGGACGGCGAGTACCGCGTGATCGGCAGCTACGAGGAACTGGCCGACCTGAGTGGCCGCGCGGACGTGCGCACCGACGCCTTCGACCCGCACCGCCCGTACGTGGACGACGTGACCTTCGAGGTGAACGACAAGACCTTCCGCCGCGTGCCGTACGTGATGGACGTCTGGTACGACAGCGGCAGCATGCCGTTCGCGCAGCACCACTACCCCTTCGAGAACCGTGAGGTGTTCGAACAGGGCGGCTTCCCCGCCGACTACATCAGCGAGGCCATCGACCAGACGCGCGGGTGGTTCAACAGCCTGCACCAGATCGGCACCATGGTGTTCGACAGCGTGGCGTACAAGTCCGTGATCTGCGCCGGGCACTTCCTGGACGAGAAGGGCCTGAAGATGAGCAAGAGCAAGGGGAACATCCTGAACCCCTGGGAGGTGTTCGACGCGTACGGCGCCGACGCCGCCCGCTGGTACACCTACGTGTCCGCCCCGCCCGAACTGTCCCGCCGCGTGGGCATGAACGTGATCGGGGAAGCGTTCCGCAGCTACTTCCTGACGCTGTGGAACACCTACAGCTTCTTCGTGCTGTACGCCAACCTGGACCGGCCCGACCTGAGCGCCGCGCCGCCCGTGGCCGAGCGCCCCGAGGTGGACCGCTGGCTGGTCGCCAAGGTGCAGGCACTCATCCAGACCGTCACGGACAGCCTGAACAGCTACGACCCGACCGGCTCCAGCCGCGCGCTGCAGGACTTCGTGGTCGAGGACCTCAGCAACTGGTACGTGCGCCGCAACCGCCGCCGCTTCTGGACCGGGGACGGCCGCGTGGACCTCGCCGCGTACGCCACGCTGCACCACGCACTCGTCACCGTGACGCAGCTGACCGCGCCCTTCACGCCGTTTCTGGCCGAGGAACTGTACCGGAACCTGGTGCTGAGCGTGCAGCCTGACGCGCCCGAAAGCGTGCACCTGAGCACCTGGCCGGCCGTGGACGAGTCGCTCGCCGCGCCCGCCCTGGTGGGCGAGATGGACGCCGTGCTGCGCGTGGTGTCCCTGGGCCGCGCGGTGCGCGGGCAGACCGGCCTGCGCCAGCGTCAGCCGCTGCCGCGCGTGATGCTGCGCGCCCGCACCACCGAGCAGACGGCCGCGCTGGGCCGCTTCGCGGAACAGATCAAGGAGGAGCTGAACGTCAAGGAGGTCGAGCTGCTCGACCAGTACGCCGAACTCGTCAGCTACCAGCTGCGGCCCAACCTGCCGGTCCTCGGCAAGAAGTTCGGCAAGGCCGTGCCCCAGGTGCGCGCCGCCCTGCAGGCCGCCGACGCCGCCGAGGTCGCCCGCTTCGTCCGGGACGGCAAGTTCTTCGAGGTCGTCTCCCCCGACGGCGAGCGCTACGAACTCGGGCCGGACGAGGTGCTCGTGGACGCCAAATCCCCCGACGGGTACGCCGCGATGGAGGAAGCCGGGTACCTCGTCGCCTTCGACACCACCCTGTCCCGCGAACTGGAACTCGAGGGCCTGGCCCGCGACCTCGTGCGCGGCATCCAGGACGGCCGCAAGAAGGCCGGCTTCGAGGTGTCCGACCGCATCACCCTGCACCTGGACCTGACCGGGGACGCCCGCGAGGCGGCCGAGGCGTGGCAGGAGTACCTGATGAGCGAGACGCTGGCCGAGACCCTGACCTTCGGGGCGTCCGACGCGTTCAGCGTAGACGTGGAGGGCGGGAAAGCGTACCTGGAACGCCTGGAGCGCGACGGGAGCACCGCCGGCACCTGA
- a CDS encoding DegV family protein gives MIAVVTDSTSDLAPDLARQLGLHVVPLTVHMNGRALLDWQEVHPDGVYEHLRAGHTASSEPASPERFVQLYRELLTTHDQVISLHISGKLSETVRNAEKAAMQLPEPGRVYVLDSRLTTAPLADLVLRVQEAVQAGTSAETAVQALDGYRDEQYMEFSVATLEYLRRGGRISRVTEVMGNLVGLRPVLTFQNGELKVIRRARSKETAENILQSLVERFGSQPVHLTITHAGTDPVRIRALRDAAQQSGLTIRQGKVMLLGPVIGAHVGPGTFGFMARPYAD, from the coding sequence ATGATCGCCGTCGTAACGGACTCCACGAGTGACCTCGCTCCGGACCTGGCCCGCCAGCTCGGACTCCACGTCGTGCCGCTCACCGTGCACATGAACGGCCGCGCGCTCCTCGACTGGCAGGAAGTCCACCCGGACGGCGTGTACGAGCACCTGCGGGCCGGCCATACGGCCAGCTCCGAACCGGCCAGCCCCGAGCGGTTCGTGCAGCTGTACCGCGAACTGCTGACCACGCACGACCAGGTGATCAGCCTGCACATCTCCGGCAAGCTCTCCGAAACGGTCCGGAACGCCGAGAAGGCCGCCATGCAGCTGCCCGAACCGGGCCGCGTATACGTGCTCGACAGCCGCCTGACCACCGCCCCGCTGGCCGACCTGGTCCTGCGCGTGCAGGAGGCCGTGCAGGCCGGCACGTCCGCCGAGACGGCCGTTCAGGCCCTCGACGGGTACCGCGACGAGCAGTACATGGAGTTCAGCGTGGCCACCCTGGAGTACCTGCGCCGCGGCGGCCGCATCAGCCGCGTGACCGAGGTGATGGGCAACCTGGTGGGCCTGCGCCCCGTCCTGACCTTCCAGAACGGGGAACTGAAGGTGATCCGCCGCGCCCGCAGCAAGGAAACCGCCGAGAACATCCTCCAGTCGCTGGTGGAGCGCTTCGGGTCGCAGCCGGTGCACCTGACCATCACGCACGCCGGCACCGACCCCGTCCGCATCCGCGCGCTGCGGGACGCCGCGCAGCAGAGCGGCCTGACCATCCGGCAGGGCAAGGTCATGCTGCTCGGGCCCGTGATCGGCGCGCACGTCGGCCCGGGCACCTTCGGGTTCATGGCCCGCCCATACGCTGACTGA
- the rho gene encoding transcription termination factor Rho, with translation MTESAPRGLPYHELQQKILPELHLIAAGYGIENYRKLKKDALALAIMEHQAQAEGQVLARGFLEISPDGYGFLQSDLLDPQSRTVLVTSGLIRQFHLRTGDEVIGRARLPRENERYGSLVRVEAVNGLDPDTSRSRPRFDDLTPTFPDHQLVLEDPTMDDGLSLRVVDLLVPIGRGQRALIVAPPKAGKTTLLKKIANSIVKNYPDVTVMVLLVDERPEEVTDFRESVQGAQVIASTFDEPPQHHVRVAEFVHERARRIVEEGGHVVILLDSITRLARANNLVTPPTGRTLSGGLDSNALHWPKRFLGAARNIREGGSLTILATALVETGSRMDDVIFEEFKGTGNAELVLSRRLEERRIFPALDILKSGTRREELLLQPEVLKKMWLLRKVISDMDPADAMDMLVGRMGKTRNNVEFLQSLTGG, from the coding sequence GTGACCGAATCCGCGCCACGGGGCCTGCCCTACCACGAGTTGCAGCAGAAGATTCTCCCGGAACTGCACCTGATCGCGGCCGGGTACGGCATCGAGAACTACCGCAAACTCAAGAAAGACGCCCTGGCCCTGGCGATCATGGAACACCAGGCCCAGGCCGAGGGGCAGGTCCTGGCGCGCGGCTTCCTGGAAATCAGCCCCGACGGCTACGGCTTCCTGCAGTCCGACCTGCTGGACCCGCAGAGCCGCACCGTGCTGGTCACGTCTGGCCTGATCCGCCAGTTCCACCTGCGGACCGGCGACGAGGTGATCGGCCGCGCCCGCCTGCCGCGCGAGAACGAACGCTACGGCTCGCTGGTGCGCGTGGAGGCCGTGAACGGCCTGGACCCCGACACGTCCCGCAGCCGCCCGCGCTTCGATGACCTGACGCCCACCTTCCCGGACCACCAGCTCGTCCTGGAAGACCCCACCATGGACGACGGCCTGAGCCTGCGCGTGGTGGACCTGCTCGTCCCCATCGGGCGCGGGCAGCGGGCGCTGATCGTCGCGCCGCCCAAGGCGGGGAAGACCACGCTGCTGAAAAAGATCGCCAACAGCATCGTGAAGAACTACCCCGACGTCACCGTGATGGTCCTGCTCGTGGACGAACGCCCGGAGGAAGTCACGGACTTCCGGGAGAGCGTGCAGGGCGCCCAGGTGATTGCCAGCACCTTCGACGAGCCGCCCCAGCACCACGTGCGCGTGGCGGAGTTCGTGCACGAACGCGCCCGGCGCATCGTGGAGGAAGGCGGGCACGTGGTGATCCTGCTCGACTCCATCACCCGTCTCGCGCGGGCGAACAACCTCGTCACGCCCCCCACCGGGCGGACGCTCTCCGGGGGTCTGGACAGCAACGCCCTGCACTGGCCCAAGCGCTTCCTGGGCGCGGCGCGCAACATCCGCGAGGGGGGCAGCCTGACCATCCTGGCGACCGCGCTGGTGGAAACCGGCAGCCGCATGGACGACGTGATTTTCGAGGAGTTCAAGGGCACCGGCAACGCTGAACTGGTCCTCAGTCGGCGCCTGGAAGAGCGCCGCATCTTCCCGGCGCTGGACATCCTGAAGTCCGGCACGCGCCGCGAGGAACTGTTGCTGCAGCCCGAGGTGCTGAAGAAGATGTGGCTGCTGCGCAAGGTGATCAGCGACATGGATCCCGCCGACGCGATGGACATGCTGGTGGGCCGCATGGGCAAGACCCGCAACAACGTCGAATTCCTCCAGTCCCTGACGGGAGGGTAA
- the pdxS gene encoding pyridoxal 5'-phosphate synthase lyase subunit PdxS, with protein MTTHTGTPALKEGFAEMFKGGVIMDVVTPDQARIAEAAGATAVMALERVPADIRKDGGVARMSDPKMIKEIIAAVTIPVMAKVRIGHIVEAQILQALGVDFIDESEVLTPADDEFHILKTGFRVPFVCGAKNLGEALRRVGEGASMIRTKGEAGTGNVVEAVRHARTVLGEIRRIQARPAEELMTAARDLQAPYELVRYVHEHGKLPVVNFAAGGVATPADAALMMHLGLDGVFVGSGIFKSDNPERRARAIVKAVTHYQDADILAEISEDLGAPMTGINIDDLIPAERLASRGW; from the coding sequence ATGACCACTCACACCGGAACCCCCGCCCTAAAAGAAGGCTTCGCCGAGATGTTCAAGGGCGGCGTCATCATGGACGTCGTCACGCCCGATCAGGCCCGCATCGCCGAGGCCGCCGGCGCCACCGCCGTCATGGCCCTGGAGCGCGTCCCGGCCGACATCCGCAAGGACGGCGGCGTGGCCCGCATGAGCGACCCCAAGATGATCAAGGAGATCATCGCCGCCGTGACCATCCCCGTCATGGCCAAGGTCCGCATCGGCCACATCGTCGAGGCGCAGATCCTCCAGGCGCTCGGCGTGGACTTCATCGACGAGTCCGAGGTCCTCACGCCCGCCGACGACGAATTCCACATCCTCAAGACCGGATTCCGGGTGCCGTTCGTGTGCGGCGCGAAGAACCTCGGCGAGGCGCTGCGCCGCGTGGGCGAGGGCGCCAGCATGATCCGCACCAAGGGCGAGGCCGGCACCGGCAACGTCGTGGAAGCCGTCCGGCACGCCCGCACCGTCCTCGGCGAGATCCGCCGCATCCAGGCCCGCCCCGCCGAGGAACTCATGACCGCCGCCCGCGACCTGCAGGCCCCCTACGAACTCGTGCGGTACGTTCACGAGCACGGCAAACTCCCGGTCGTGAACTTCGCCGCCGGTGGGGTCGCCACGCCCGCCGACGCCGCCCTGATGATGCACCTCGGCCTGGACGGCGTGTTCGTGGGCAGCGGCATCTTCAAGAGCGACAACCCGGAGCGCCGCGCCCGAGCCATCGTGAAGGCCGTCACCCATTACCAGGACGCCGACATCCTGGCCGAGATCAGCGAGGACCTCGGCGCGCCCATGACCGGCATCAACATCGACGACCTGATCCCCGCCGAACGCCTCGCCAGCCGTGGCTGGTGA
- the bshA gene encoding N-acetyl-alpha-D-glucosaminyl L-malate synthase BshA — MKIGVLCHTSAGGSGVVATELGVMLARRGHEMHFVGSSQPFRLSGLGCMNGPYFHQVSGFAYALFEQPFPELATTNTLTEVILEHDLDLVHAHYAIPHASSAIHARNITGRTRVVTTLHGTDVTLVGAEPAFRHTTRHAIEHSDHVTAVSQFLADETREVFGVDRPIDVIHNFVDAERFVRITDPAVRARFAHPEEALLVHISNFRPVKRVQDVVQTFARVASEIPARLLMIGDGPERARAFDLAQQLGVIGRTHFLGSFPDVQTVLGICDLFLLPSSNESFGLAALEAMACEVPVVAARAGGVPEVIEDGVTGFLTPVGDVDMMADAALRILRDRELYMQLGTNARRAAIERFHPDLIVPQYVDVYNRA; from the coding sequence ATGAAGATCGGGGTGCTGTGCCATACCAGCGCCGGCGGGTCCGGCGTGGTCGCCACGGAACTGGGCGTGATGCTCGCCAGACGCGGGCACGAGATGCACTTCGTGGGGTCCTCGCAGCCGTTCCGGCTGTCCGGGCTGGGCTGCATGAACGGCCCGTACTTCCATCAGGTCAGCGGCTTCGCGTACGCCCTGTTCGAACAGCCGTTCCCGGAACTGGCCACCACGAACACCCTCACGGAAGTGATCCTGGAACACGACCTGGACCTCGTGCACGCGCACTACGCGATCCCGCACGCGTCCTCGGCGATTCACGCGCGGAACATTACCGGCCGCACGCGGGTGGTGACCACGCTGCACGGCACGGACGTGACCCTGGTGGGCGCCGAGCCGGCCTTCCGGCACACCACCCGGCACGCCATCGAGCACAGCGACCACGTGACGGCCGTATCGCAGTTCCTGGCGGACGAGACGCGCGAGGTGTTCGGCGTGGACCGGCCCATCGACGTGATCCACAACTTCGTGGACGCCGAGCGCTTCGTGCGCATCACCGACCCGGCGGTGCGGGCCCGCTTCGCGCACCCGGAGGAGGCGCTGCTGGTCCACATCAGCAACTTCCGTCCGGTGAAGCGCGTGCAGGACGTCGTGCAGACCTTCGCGCGGGTGGCGTCGGAGATTCCGGCGCGACTGCTGATGATCGGCGACGGCCCCGAACGGGCCCGGGCGTTCGACCTGGCGCAGCAGCTGGGCGTGATCGGCCGCACCCACTTCCTGGGGTCCTTCCCGGACGTGCAGACGGTGCTGGGCATCTGCGATCTGTTCCTGCTGCCGAGCAGCAACGAGAGCTTCGGATTGGCGGCGCTGGAGGCGATGGCCTGCGAGGTGCCCGTCGTGGCCGCCCGCGCCGGCGGCGTGCCGGAGGTCATTGAGGACGGCGTCACCGGCTTCCTCACGCCGGTGGGGGACGTGGACATGATGGCCGACGCGGCCCTGCGGATTCTGCGCGACCGGGAACTGTACA
- a CDS encoding response regulator has protein sequence MRPPSRVLIVDDEAQIVELLQLTLEMHGMQVRTAMSGPEALELAGQHSFDVIIMDVLMVPWDGFETVRRLGARMGPALPPVVFLSGLNLAEDLPRVPGLRAEYLVKPFRPAHLIEALNRVVRKS, from the coding sequence ATGAGGCCGCCTTCCCGCGTGCTGATCGTGGACGACGAGGCGCAGATCGTGGAACTGCTGCAGCTGACGCTGGAGATGCACGGCATGCAGGTCCGCACCGCCATGTCCGGCCCGGAAGCGCTGGAACTGGCCGGCCAGCATTCCTTCGACGTGATCATCATGGACGTGCTGATGGTCCCCTGGGACGGCTTCGAGACGGTGCGGCGCCTGGGCGCCCGCATGGGCCCGGCGCTGCCGCCCGTGGTGTTCCTGTCGGGCCTGAACCTCGCGGAGGACCTGCCGCGCGTGCCCGGCCTGCGGGCCGAGTACCTGGTCAAGCCGTTCCGGCCGGCGCACCTGATCGAGGCGCTGAACCGCGTCGTCCGCAAATCCTGA
- a CDS encoding alpha/beta fold hydrolase translates to MTSPSRHDYVTVLGVRTHARVWGSGPPLVIVPGLGCSAWMYTRLARRLARTHTVYGYDPPGHGLSGGTWWGRADLPGLVEHLRAWLTVKGFGPVPIVGHSLGGEVLFDLAARHPECLSALIAVAPTGIPENPSVRVQLTRLMKDLPRERGELMLRGIPSYLRCGPLRMLRLARGQVEHLSGPHLHLVHTRNLLIYTPSDPVIHVWTVKALRDRVPGNESVEIPGGTHAVTDSCPDAVADAIHAFLR, encoded by the coding sequence TTGACCTCCCCCTCACGGCATGACTACGTGACGGTCCTGGGCGTGCGCACCCACGCCCGCGTGTGGGGCAGCGGCCCGCCCCTCGTGATCGTGCCGGGCCTGGGCTGCTCCGCGTGGATGTACACACGCCTCGCCCGGCGGCTGGCACGGACGCACACCGTGTACGGCTACGATCCGCCCGGTCACGGCCTGAGCGGCGGAACCTGGTGGGGCCGGGCGGACCTTCCTGGTCTGGTGGAGCACCTCCGGGCGTGGCTGACCGTAAAGGGGTTCGGGCCGGTGCCCATCGTGGGCCACTCGCTGGGTGGGGAAGTCCTGTTTGACCTTGCGGCCCGTCACCCGGAGTGCCTGAGTGCACTGATCGCCGTGGCGCCCACCGGCATCCCGGAGAACCCGAGTGTTCGCGTGCAGCTGACCCGGCTGATGAAAGACCTGCCGCGGGAGAGGGGAGAGCTGATGCTGCGCGGCATCCCCTCCTACCTGCGCTGCGGGCCGCTGCGGATGCTGCGGCTCGCCCGCGGACAGGTGGAACACCTCAGCGGCCCACACCTGCACCTCGTCCACACCCGGAATCTGCTGATCTACACCCCGAGTGACCCGGTCATTCACGTCTGGACGGTGAAAGCCCTGAGAGACCGCGTTCCCGGCAACGAGAGCGTGGAGATCCCCGGAGGGACACACGCCGTCACGGATTCCTGCCCGGATGCCGTCGCAGACGCCATTCATGCCTTTCTTCGATAG